Proteins co-encoded in one Spirosoma endbachense genomic window:
- a CDS encoding glycosyltransferase family 2 protein, producing the protein MLDLSIIIVNYKTPKLILNCLASIHTYTEGIDFEVIVVDNQSGDDSQAVILAQYPTVRWFDMGYNAGFARANNYGIKQAKARNVLLLNSDTLLTDNVLARCVGILDKQPDVAAVSVLQRGGGGQLRPNLYTTFGQMRRAFYILPAGAFFQNWLHRLIPDPQYSDPNQVEWLSGAFLMTRPSTIALAGGLDESFFMYGEDVEWGYRLGKHGRLLLLREASFIHLEYGSSDDNQQHVVTHINRFKPQIQVSQLLWVRKQYGVGAYLVLILHYLLMIPIVYAWKIAVNLRDRRLPWADLENQRAFTQQVGIFLRFFWKTLFNRPGFYKV; encoded by the coding sequence TTGCTCGATTTAAGCATAATCATCGTCAATTATAAAACGCCTAAGCTCATTCTGAACTGTCTGGCGTCAATACATACGTATACGGAAGGTATTGATTTTGAGGTTATTGTCGTCGATAACCAGTCGGGTGATGATAGTCAGGCTGTTATTCTGGCCCAGTACCCGACTGTTCGTTGGTTCGATATGGGCTATAATGCCGGTTTCGCGCGGGCCAATAATTATGGCATTAAGCAGGCAAAAGCCCGAAATGTACTATTGCTCAATTCCGACACCCTGCTGACTGATAACGTACTGGCCCGGTGCGTAGGCATATTGGATAAACAACCCGATGTGGCAGCCGTGAGTGTCCTACAGCGGGGGGGCGGTGGCCAGCTCCGACCTAATCTATACACAACTTTCGGGCAGATGCGCCGGGCATTTTATATTTTGCCCGCCGGAGCGTTTTTTCAAAATTGGCTCCACCGGCTTATTCCTGACCCACAGTATTCTGATCCAAATCAGGTAGAATGGCTTTCAGGCGCATTTCTGATGACAAGACCATCGACAATTGCCCTGGCTGGCGGATTAGACGAAAGCTTTTTTATGTACGGCGAGGATGTTGAGTGGGGTTATCGGTTAGGGAAGCATGGGAGATTATTGTTACTTCGAGAGGCCAGTTTTATTCATCTTGAGTATGGCAGCAGTGACGATAATCAGCAGCATGTAGTAACCCACATCAACCGATTTAAGCCACAAATACAGGTGTCGCAGTTGCTATGGGTTCGGAAGCAATATGGAGTTGGTGCTTATCTGGTCCTTATCCTGCATTATCTGCTAATGATTCCCATTGTGTATGCCTGGAAAATAGCGGTGAACCTGCGCGACCGGCGACTTCCGTGGGCAGATTTGGAAAATCAACGGGCATTTACGCAGCAAGTCGGTATATTTCTGCGATTTTTCTGGAAAACCCTGTTCAACCGGCCTGGGTTTTATAAAGTATAA
- a CDS encoding T9SS type B sorting domain-containing protein produces the protein MRLVYTIGLIALSMGAILWPTISQATHVRAGEITTRRLPGASLTYEITLTTYYDEVTGKTAADDANSYTFCFGDGTQAEVKRSGRRYINGRTSSVNTYVTTHTYPGPGAYTIGVQIANRNKGTLNLPPAGSSDQITFYVSTTILINAALEVNSTPVMLNPPLDSARVGQKFCHNPAAFDADGDSLAYRLSKPQEGIPNSCRSRFIPAYLDPASNFSSVREDGGTPPTFTIDARTGDLCWDSPGQAGQFNFAFIIEEWRNGVLIGEITRDMQIIVIDQPNKRPLIVGAEICVEAGTLIQQAIRATDPDGQRVIITAFGGPFNVNSDGQPFPAGQLVPPEYAKLINGGVSQAQPATATFSWQTNCNQAREEPYDITLKVNDVPGRGAVSLASFATLRIRLYAPSVKNLTARPTATAAGRAIQLNWTAYSCGRIATSGGSRDTTKLIIYRKEGCTPIVSQSCTTGLPASYGYQEIARIPYTATSYIDTSSLKRGVSYSYRIVASNPGIGNNGGLSVVSTEACLELPLLAPVMTQVTVDSTDTQRGRITVRWTRPLGLNPGDLGAPYQYRLQRATGLAGADFVNIATINTNLQAGVPDTVFVDRGSSVSALNTTANAYRYRVEFYYTGTNGQLTRLDVTDPASSVRLAATPAQRQVALSWQANTPWTNDNQTHDVYRSRSGPNGPFNKIAEVRVQGAQTYVFTDTGNDTFVADGNTSRQLSADSSYCYRVMTRGQYADPKLATLGILINYSQIICATPSDTTKPCSPNLGLDSLNCANLSSESLCGQTSFTNKLHWTLTTGPTCDPNVVGYKLYYGRYQQDKPAQLASIPAPTTSFDHTNLTTVAGCYYVTAVSKSGVESLPSNTVCNDACPAFVLPNVFTPNGDGKNDLFQPLKCPRFVESVALVVYNRYGSKVYEGTSPTLAWDGKSSDGADLPSGLYYYQVTVRYAMLDREAPAQVLKGWVQILREGVSMK, from the coding sequence ATGCGTTTAGTTTATACAATTGGGCTCATTGCCCTATCTATGGGGGCTATTCTCTGGCCAACCATCAGCCAGGCTACGCACGTACGGGCAGGTGAAATTACAACCCGACGACTTCCCGGAGCTTCTTTAACTTATGAGATAACCCTGACTACGTACTATGACGAAGTAACGGGGAAAACAGCTGCTGACGATGCGAATTCCTATACGTTCTGCTTTGGTGATGGTACGCAGGCGGAGGTGAAACGATCTGGCCGTAGGTACATTAACGGCCGTACGTCATCCGTAAACACGTACGTGACAACTCATACCTATCCGGGTCCTGGCGCTTATACGATTGGTGTTCAGATCGCGAACCGGAACAAAGGTACGCTGAACCTTCCGCCCGCCGGAAGCTCCGATCAGATTACGTTTTATGTGTCGACAACGATTCTGATCAATGCGGCTCTGGAAGTTAACTCAACGCCTGTTATGCTGAACCCACCCCTGGATTCGGCTCGCGTTGGTCAGAAATTCTGCCACAACCCGGCTGCGTTCGATGCCGATGGTGACAGCTTGGCGTACCGGCTTAGCAAGCCTCAGGAAGGAATTCCCAACAGTTGCCGAAGTCGATTTATTCCCGCTTACCTCGATCCCGCCAGTAATTTTAGCTCGGTTAGGGAAGATGGTGGCACACCGCCAACGTTTACAATTGATGCCAGAACAGGCGATCTCTGCTGGGATTCTCCCGGACAGGCCGGTCAATTTAACTTCGCCTTTATCATTGAAGAATGGCGCAATGGCGTACTGATCGGCGAGATTACCCGCGATATGCAGATCATCGTAATCGATCAGCCCAACAAGCGCCCGCTCATTGTTGGTGCCGAGATTTGTGTGGAAGCCGGTACACTGATTCAACAGGCGATCAGGGCTACTGACCCCGACGGTCAACGAGTTATTATTACGGCTTTTGGTGGGCCATTCAATGTGAACAGCGATGGTCAGCCTTTCCCCGCTGGTCAACTGGTGCCACCCGAATATGCTAAACTGATCAACGGAGGTGTATCACAGGCTCAGCCTGCAACCGCTACTTTCTCCTGGCAAACCAACTGTAATCAGGCGCGGGAGGAACCGTATGATATTACCCTCAAAGTCAATGATGTGCCGGGTAGGGGCGCTGTCTCCCTCGCTTCGTTTGCTACATTGCGTATTCGACTCTATGCACCATCGGTCAAAAACCTGACGGCCCGCCCCACGGCTACTGCCGCCGGGCGAGCCATTCAACTCAACTGGACAGCCTATAGCTGCGGCCGAATTGCTACGTCTGGCGGATCACGTGATACGACTAAACTGATCATTTATCGCAAAGAAGGCTGTACGCCTATTGTCTCCCAAAGTTGTACGACTGGATTACCAGCCAGCTACGGCTACCAGGAAATTGCCCGTATACCTTATACGGCGACCAGCTATATCGATACCAGTTCACTCAAACGGGGTGTCAGCTACTCGTACCGGATCGTAGCCAGCAACCCCGGCATTGGCAACAACGGCGGGCTTAGCGTGGTCTCTACCGAAGCCTGTCTCGAACTGCCACTGCTGGCCCCCGTCATGACTCAGGTCACGGTCGATAGTACGGATACGCAACGAGGTCGAATTACCGTTCGATGGACACGGCCTTTGGGCCTGAACCCCGGCGATTTAGGCGCTCCGTACCAATACCGACTCCAACGGGCCACAGGTCTGGCTGGTGCCGATTTTGTCAACATTGCTACCATTAACACGAACCTCCAGGCTGGGGTACCCGATACGGTGTTTGTCGACAGAGGAAGCTCCGTGAGTGCGCTGAACACTACGGCTAATGCGTATCGCTACCGGGTCGAGTTTTACTACACCGGCACCAATGGCCAGCTCACCCGACTGGATGTGACCGACCCTGCTTCCAGCGTCCGGTTGGCCGCGACTCCCGCCCAGCGACAGGTAGCCCTGAGCTGGCAGGCCAACACGCCCTGGACCAACGACAACCAGACTCACGATGTCTATCGGAGCCGGTCAGGCCCTAATGGGCCCTTCAACAAAATCGCCGAAGTGCGGGTGCAGGGTGCCCAGACCTATGTCTTTACCGATACGGGCAACGATACCTTTGTGGCCGATGGAAATACCAGCCGCCAACTTTCGGCCGATAGCAGCTACTGTTACCGGGTGATGACCCGAGGTCAGTATGCCGACCCTAAACTGGCTACTCTGGGTATACTGATCAATTACAGCCAGATCATCTGTGCCACGCCGAGCGATACCACCAAACCCTGTTCGCCAAACCTGGGACTGGATAGTCTGAACTGTGCCAACCTCAGCAGTGAGAGCCTGTGCGGTCAAACCAGTTTTACCAACAAACTCCACTGGACCCTCACCACCGGCCCCACCTGCGACCCCAATGTGGTGGGCTATAAGCTCTATTATGGACGTTACCAGCAGGATAAGCCGGCCCAACTGGCCAGTATTCCTGCTCCCACGACCAGCTTTGATCACACGAATCTGACTACAGTGGCAGGGTGTTATTATGTGACGGCTGTCAGCAAGTCGGGAGTGGAGAGTTTGCCATCGAACACGGTCTGTAATGATGCCTGTCCGGCTTTTGTTCTGCCGAACGTGTTTACGCCCAATGGAGATGGGAAAAATGATCTGTTTCAGCCTTTAAAGTGTCCACGGTTTGTGGAGAGTGTCGCGTTGGTGGTTTACAACCGGTATGGTAGCAAGGTCTACGAAGGCACCAGTCCGACGCTGGCCTGGGACGGCAAATCGAGTGACGGGGCCGATCTGCCGAGTGGGTTGTACTACTATCAGGTGACG